A genome region from Microplitis demolitor isolate Queensland-Clemson2020A chromosome 1, iyMicDemo2.1a, whole genome shotgun sequence includes the following:
- the LOC103571289 gene encoding uncharacterized protein LOC103571289 has translation MSMASIETMGSIKDLPPRKFINPNLISLKCLLFIFFGGMSCLFPFLPLHMIAVGLTMEEIRLVSMISPVIAIIGPLIVAPIADKLAARQRSKPSNGRYLRIMIALACFLSAVVYSLLLLVPVVERIELPREHRPTLKFSCNHKGATVLQERIDEFSTCYNWTSESRVCAILLKNCNYACHPIVPQPNHMFLNNRPPAIGIDVPPNTDIGVLGIDEGSGDLSEGGARVNSQYADLSSEDIEWRTKVPIKHKRRRYIQAKSEPPHLCFHEGENKVCHVYTSDTGSLPVNASFREASNTRNKQEWCAYPISEEFTCRIPRKLEADMAKFNQTCSVECDILDPFVLPGSIHTENQCSQVAGDPDMTFWMYLTIRSIADIFPTAAVTLIDASIVIATRETSCGRGDVGRQLAFGSLSFSIFGPLAGYLNLLVAPKPAYLLPIILHVAMMILAAIVALSANGMPLSPPEWWWHTRSGMLAVPMSAVKRYGSETAALVLILIVLGTLWSAMDSYLSLYLTELTGDSLAIGVILTVGALPAIFFLWKSEHLVDYCGHSNLLIMAFTIYIVRFTGLSVVSDPWWALVSEALELFTLGIMWVTAILYMRHLIPRNLTVTAQALPVIAHFCIGRCLGAVIGAYVQIGDTEIESLKFIYQCMAVSAAVIAVLYFILYHGILKPRCHAQTIQNARTTPSIVQGMNGNGNYTPLRVYHNGLGRKGQFRY, from the exons atgTCGATGGCATCAATTGAAACAATGGGATCCATAAAGGATTTACCACCacgtaaatttataaatcctAATTTAATATCCCTTAAGTGCcttctatttattttctttggtG gtATGAGCTGTTTGTTTCCTTTTCTTCCGCTTCATATGATAGCAGTGGGACTGACAATGGAAGAAATACGACTTGTGTCAATGATATCACCGGTGATAGCGATAATAGGGCCATTAATAGTAGCACCGATAGCCGACAAGTTAGCAGCTCGCCAACGATCTAAACCATCGAACGGGCGTTATCTGAGAATTATGATCGCTCTCGCATGTTTTCTATCAGCAGTTGTTTACTCGCTGCTGCTTCTAGTGCCCGTGGTCGAGAGAATAGAGCTTCCGCGTGAGCACAGGCCTACGCTCAAGTTTTCTTGCAATCACAAAGGCGCGACGGTTCTTCAGGAACGAATTGATGAATTTTCCACATGCTACAACTGGACCAGCGAGAGCCGAGTCTGCGCgatacttttgaaaaattgtaattacgCGTGTCATCCAATAGTACCGCAACCGAATCacatgtttttaaataaccGACCACCTGCTATTGGTATTGACGTGCCGCCGAATACCGACATCGGAGTCCTGGGTATCGACGAAGGAAGCGGCGATCTCAGTGAAGGCGGAGCTCGCGTCAATTCACAATACGCGGATTTAAGCAGTGAAGATATAGAATGGAGAACTAAAGTACCAATTAAACATAAACGTCGGCGTTATATTCAAGCTAAAAGTGAACCACCACATTTATGTTTTCATGAGGGTGAAAATAAGGTTTGCCATGTTTACACTAGTGACACAGGAAGTTTGCCAGTTAATGCGAGTTTTAGAGAAGCAAGTAATACACGCAATAAACAAGAATGGTGCGCTTATCCAATTTCTGAAGAATTTACTTGCAGAATACCACGTAAATTGGAAGCTGATATGGCTAAATTTAATCAGACTTGTTCAGTTGAATGCGATATACTTGACCCATTTGTGTTACCAG GTAGCATTCACACGGAAAATCAATGCAGCCAAGTAGCCGGTGACCCAGATATGACATTTTGGATGTATCTTACGATACGTTCGATAGCTGATATTTTTCCAACAGCAGCAGTAACTCTGATAGACGCATCAATAGTAATAGCAACACGAGAAACTTCCTGTGGCCGGGGTGACGTCGGTAGACAGTTGGCATTTGGTTCATTGAGTTTTTCAATATTCGGACCTCTCGCCGGGTATCTAAATCTTCTGGTAGCTCCCAAACCAGCTTATCTTCTGCCAATAATTTTACACGTCGCCATGATGATACTCGCGGCAATAGTTGCACTTTCAGCGAACGGAATGCCTCTGAGTCCACCGGAATGGTGGTGGCACACGAGATCAGGAATGCTTGCCGTGCCAATGAGTGCCGTAAAGCGATACGGCAGCGAGACTGCGGCTCTCGTACTGATTCTCATCGTTCTGGGCACTCTTTGGAGCGCGATGGACAGTTACCTGTCTCTATATCTCACAGAATTAACTGGAGATTCACTGGCAATAGGTGTGATTTTAACAGTTGGTGCATTGCCAGCAATCTTCTTCCTCTGGAAATCCGAACATCTAGTTGATTATTGCGGACACAGTAATTTACTTATCATGGCATTCACAATTTACATCGTAAGATTCACCGGACTGAGTGTCGTGTCGGACCCATGGTGGGCGCTGGTATCCGAAGCACTTGAACTCTTTACTCTGGGCATCATGTGGGTGACTGCTATCCTCTACATGCGACATCTTATCCCCCGTAACCTCACAGTTACCGCTCAAGCGCTACCAGTAATTGCACATTTCTGTATCGGACGTTGTCTCGGAGCCGTAATCGGCGCGTATGTGCAAATCGGTGACACGGAAATAGagtcacttaaatttatttatcaatgcaTGGCAGTATCGGCAGCCGTTATTGctgtactttattttattctgtatCACGGAATTCTCAAACCCAGATGTCATGCTCAGACGATACAAAATGCACGCACTACTCCATCTATTGTGCAAG GTATGAATGGAAATGGAAATTACACACCGCTGAGAGTTTATCACAACGGACTGGGCAGGAAAGGACAATTCAGATACTAA